CTGTAGGGTACGATTTAGCGGTGATCCAACAAACTCCTAATCCAACCCGTATGAATCTATGGTACAACCTGCAGCAAACGTATGCAAACGCACCTTTCGAAATATGAAATCAAACTCATCAAAAACGGACGCAATAAACTATATCAATAAGAGCATTCAAATTAtacaacatttgtttttactttacgTTACATACGACTTAAAGTCAGCTTTAAAAATATACTCTCATCTCATTTCCTGCTCTCCCTATGCGTGATGTTTGTAAAGCCACTTTACGTTTAACGTGTATTCCTTCTGCGTTCTTCTTGCGTGCAGTGTTTTACTCTGTCGTCTTATCGACAGGCGTGTAATACATGGAATCGATAAAGCACCTGGTGAAATCTCCGATCAGCTCACGATCCGGTACCGACTGAGCGACACCGTAAATGGCCATCTTTCCTTCGACGGGTTTGGTGGGGTTCTTCATGATCAGTGCCACCTTACTGCGGACGTCCTGGATGAACTTGTCCGCCACACCCGTCTCCGTGTGCATGTATGTCACGCAGATATGTATTCTAGAAATGAGGACAAATTTACATTACAGAGAACGAGAACACAAAACATAATATACCAACTCACCCCGAGGGAAACTGGAGCGAGTTCAAATTCCATCCCAGATTGCTTAACTCTCCACCCAGCAGGAAAATGTCGAAATTGCGCGACCCAATCCCGATGACACTCGTAGCGGGGGTGCCGAATATGAAGATGTTTTTGATGTCACGTAGTCTGTAATAGAACAAATTAAAGCAATCAAAAACCGCTAACAACATACTGTTGCTAGGCAAACGGCGTTGCCTCCTTTCTGTCTTATACGCTTACTCTTTCTCTATGTAACGAGTGGTATCGATGATACGCTTCGTTGCCTCAACGTAACCATCTAGTCCAAAGTTCATCATAGTAGCCCAAGTCGCTGCGATAATACCGCCCGCACGCGAACCATTCACCGTGGGTGAACCGTACACACCGCCTGGCCAGTCGGATGTTACGGTGTACTGATAATGTCTGTAAACCTTCTCCGAGTACAGCACCACCGATGAGCCTTTCGGCGTAAAACCATACTTGTGCGTATCGGCCGAAATGCTCGTTACGCCGGGAATGCTAAAATCGAACGGGCGCACCGGATAACCAGCACGCTTCATGAACACAATCAAAAACCCACCGAGACATGCGTCGACATGCACCGGGATGTTATACTTGCGCCCGAGTGCCGCTATCGCTTCGATGTCATCCATCGTACCGTACGGGAAGTTCGGTGCCGATCCGACCAACATAACCGTGTTGCGATTGATGGCACGTTCCATCGCTTTGATGTCCACCTCAGTCGTGTCGGCATTTACCGGCACCACCTTCGTGAAGATTCCCAAGTATTTGGCCGCCTTATCGAACCCTGTATGGGCTGTTACGGGCAGTACCATGTTGGGTTTGGTAATACCACGCTGGTCGTTTGCATAATCGCGGTACGCTTTGCAGGCCATCATGATAGATTCCGTTCCACCCGTTGTCATGGTACCACATGCTCTTGGGCCACCGTGGAAAAGAGTAGCCGTCATCCGGACCACTTCGGCCTCCATTTTACACACGCCCGGGAACACATCAGGATGCAGCGGGTTAGTGTAGGACGCTTTACCATACACTTCCGTCACGAGCCTAATCAACTCGGGATTGTAGTAGTACACGGCACCGGAAATGAATCCTTCCTTCCATCGATAGTGCCCCAGTTCCAGGTATTCGTCCACTTGCTTGAGTATTTCGTCCTGACTCATGCCATCGTTTGGCAGTTCGGTATAGTAGTTACCCGCCTGACTAATGTCCTTGATGAAACCGTCgtttattttcttaatttctGCATCGATCTTCCTTCGCACGGCCGGTATGAGACGTGCTAGTTtgaacaccttttttttcgctcgtcGGTAAAGACTTTCCTCCTGGAAAAGCACCTGACAGAGCCACACTGTGCCGAGCACCGTAGTAGTAGTTATGGCAACGATCTGCCACGGCTGTCGACCGGAGAAgactcgatcgatcgaaccggTAACAAACCTCAGGTGTGGTTTCATATCTTTACAGCGGAATGGCGATGACTGGACTGTTAGGCGAAGTGTTCCCTTCCGACAAAACGCGTAACTATGACCATAAGCAGGGAACAGTGCAATCTCCGATAACGACTCTGCTACTGATAAGAGCGATGCATGTATGATGATTACGGCTAGATTAACACTACGAAGGTTGTGCTCGTAAGAACGaaggttgttttgctttcgataGAGATGTGTAGTCACGATCACTTGAGTCAAATTCTTCCTGCAAAACAACGACAAATGAGCTGTGCTTTGTTTCCAATATTGTACATGGATGCCACAAGCATTCTTTATCGTTCTCGTTATATTAATGTTTACCTCGTAGATGGTTAATGATTCGGGGCCAGTACAGGTTCGATCCGGACTAGATTCCAACTTACAAATCTGTTGGTCCCTAATGTCGAGCTCGACACTTATGTATCGTAATGTCCCGCCTTTTTATGTTAATCACACAACAAACCTATTGAAATATCTTCTATTTTGAATGTACGACAGGAGGCTTGACTCACTGTCTGGAGGAGATAGAACAAATGCACCGATGCAACGCAGCACAATGACATTTGATAAACGTCAttttcaaaacataaacatgcaCAGTGTATGCCATATTTAACGCATCACTTTCCCACAAACATATATAAACTTGAAAACCGCTGTATAattaaaaatggaacaaattatTATCATACGATAGTTGATTGATAGAATTTTCATAACTAAAACGGACCTTATGATCGGCATCATGCGCACGAAGCTGGCGCAGATGATTTGTCAGCACTGTACTTTTGACAGTGCAGCTtgtaaacacaaacaaacaacaagccACACAGTTTGAACGGCATTTCACTCTTCACAAAACAGAGAAAATATCAAAGAAACGAATGTTGAAATGACTACCATTACGCTGTAAGTAAAAGCAACACGAAATTCAATGGACATACAGTAGCATTTATAATCATTCCTCCATTGTAGTCCCCGTCATGATGTTACGAAGTTTTGTCGCTTTTGCCTGTCGGAAATCAACCTTCTTAACGTGATCGGCACTAGTGCGGAAGAGCAAGAGACTCATGGTGAATTGCTGCGGATTGTGAACAATTATCTCAAGATAGAGTTCGATCCTGTCAAGGATTTTCCTAGTGCCATCTGTGAGATGTGTATCGCGTTGCTGCATGATTTCGACACTCTGTACAGAAATGCACACGACTACAACTATGCCCTGAGACTGCTCGCGGAAAGCCCGAGGATGGCGGACATAGAAACGGAAATTCCCGTTAATACGATTGAATCGGGCCTGGGTAATATCTATGAACCCTCTCCATTGGTTTTCatagaaatgcaaaacaacGCCTACGAGGAAGAACTCCTCGCTACAAATGCTCTGGACGGACAGATTGTTTTGGAAGATGTTCCTGTAAGCGAAATCGTTGAACAAGAGGCACAGATCGATGTGTATCATGTCGATGGTCAACTGCAGCACATCGTCATGGAGGGTGGTACCTGCATCGAAATTCAGTCTGAAGAAACTCCAAAGTCATCACCACCGCAACGAGCAAATCTGTTAAATGCGTCGCTCGCCAAAACTGGCCCAAACATATTGGTTCGAAAACGCATCACTCCACCATATGCAGCACCATCACCTCAGTTACCTAAAAAACCTGTGCCAATGAAACCTTCAACAATTCCCGTAAATAATACCACCACCAGGACACTAAACGTGGAAGCTAACACGAAAAGATTTCCTCCACAGgccgaaaacaaacaatatgtAGCGGCGGCAGGACCAAAGCAACTTTACCGTTGCAATCACTGTACGAATCTATTTGTGGAACTTTCCAACTTATACAGTCACAATTGCCCAAAACGGCAAAGAGAAACCGCCGTTCAGAACAACTCTACGAGGCCAACGGTGGTACCTAACGACGGTCAGCGGATTAAATGCAAGATGTGTAACATGTCCTACCGGACGAAGCTACAGTATCAGAAGCACGAATATGAGGTGCACGGTATTAGGAATGAAAACTTTGGCATCAAATGTACCATTTGTCAGAAACTGTTTTCACAGCGGCAGGATTATCAGCTACACATGCGAGCGATACATCCAACGCCGGGCATGGGTTTCGTGAAGGTACACTCTCAATAATAATTAGACTAAGAACAAAAGTGTAGACCTGAATGTAGAATGACTTCAATATCTCCTATGACGATGAataataaatgtatttttaacaaatattaGGTTTTATATAGTTCCCAACGAAAACTTAGCGACAACTGCAGGAATGCATCGCCAATATCTGTTGCTTGAAATAGTCAACTAAAGATTGAGTATATACTTGTCCGATGCGACCCACGATATATTTTGTAGTGtcatcagcggcggatcaaacgg
The Anopheles moucheti chromosome 2, idAnoMoucSN_F20_07, whole genome shotgun sequence genome window above contains:
- the LOC128296945 gene encoding sphingosine-1-phosphate lyase codes for the protein MKPHLRFVTGSIDRVFSGRQPWQIVAITTTTVLGTVWLCQVLFQEESLYRRAKKKVFKLARLIPAVRRKIDAEIKKINDGFIKDISQAGNYYTELPNDGMSQDEILKQVDEYLELGHYRWKEGFISGAVYYYNPELIRLVTEVYGKASYTNPLHPDVFPGVCKMEAEVVRMTATLFHGGPRACGTMTTGGTESIMMACKAYRDYANDQRGITKPNMVLPVTAHTGFDKAAKYLGIFTKVVPVNADTTEVDIKAMERAINRNTVMLVGSAPNFPYGTMDDIEAIAALGRKYNIPVHVDACLGGFLIVFMKRAGYPVRPFDFSIPGVTSISADTHKYGFTPKGSSVVLYSEKVYRHYQYTVTSDWPGGVYGSPTVNGSRAGGIIAATWATMMNFGLDGYVEATKRIIDTTRYIEKELRDIKNIFIFGTPATSVIGIGSRNFDIFLLGGELSNLGWNLNSLQFPSGIHICVTYMHTETGVADKFIQDVRSKVALIMKNPTKPVEGKMAIYGVAQSVPDRELIGDFTRCFIDSMYYTPVDKTTE
- the LOC128298080 gene encoding uncharacterized protein LOC128298080, which gives rise to MTTITLPRHDVTKFCRFCLSEINLLNVIGTSAEEQETHGELLRIVNNYLKIEFDPVKDFPSAICEMCIALLHDFDTLYRNAHDYNYALRLLAESPRMADIETEIPVNTIESGLGNIYEPSPLVFIEMQNNAYEEELLATNALDGQIVLEDVPVSEIVEQEAQIDVYHVDGQLQHIVMEGGTCIEIQSEETPKSSPPQRANLLNASLAKTGPNILVRKRITPPYAAPSPQLPKKPVPMKPSTIPVNNTTTRTLNVEANTKRFPPQAENKQYVAAAGPKQLYRCNHCTNLFVELSNLYSHNCPKRQRETAVQNNSTRPTVVPNDGQRIKCKMCNMSYRTKLQYQKHEYEVHGIRNENFGIKCTICQKLFSQRQDYQLHMRAIHPTPGMGFVKVHSQ